One region of Thermovirga sp. genomic DNA includes:
- a CDS encoding DUF2922 domain-containing protein, with protein METKTLRMVFGTAAGEKWPMTLRYPKDDLDAEGVETAMQAVIDADIFASGLTDILAAQIIGRTVTDLI; from the coding sequence ATGGAGACAAAGACTCTCAGAATGGTTTTCGGCACCGCTGCCGGCGAGAAGTGGCCGATGACCCTCAGGTACCCCAAGGATGACCTCGATGCCGAGGGTGTGGAGACGGCCATGCAGGCCGTCATCGACGCCGACATCTTCGCTTCGGGGCTGACCGATATCCTGGCCGCCCAGATCATAGGCAGGACCGTCACCGACCTGATCTAG